A genomic region of Canis lupus baileyi chromosome 17, mCanLup2.hap1, whole genome shotgun sequence contains the following coding sequences:
- the LOC140608055 gene encoding large ribosomal subunit protein uL15-like codes for MPSRLRKTRKLPGYVSHGHGRISKHQKHPGGWDNAGGMHHHRINFDKYHPSYFGKVGMRHYHLKRNHSFCPTVNLDKLWTLVVEQTWVNATKNKTGAALIIDVVRSGYYSFGKVGKLPKQTVIVKAKFFS; via the coding sequence ATGCCATCCAGACTAAGGAAGACCCGGAAACTTCCAGGCTACGTGAGCCATGGCCACGGCCGCATCAGCAAGCACCAGAAGCACCCAGGAGGCTGGGATAATGCTGGTGGCATGCATCACCACAGGATCAACTTTGACAAATATCACCCAAGTTACTTTGGAAAAGTTGGTATGAGACATTACCACTTAAAGAGGAACCACAGCTTCTGCCCAACTGTCAACCTTGATAAACTGTGGACCCTAGTTGTTGAGCAGACATGGGTAAATGCCACCAAAAACAAGACTGGAGCTGCTCTTATTATTGATGTGGTGCGATCAGGCTACTACAGTTTTGGAAAAGTTGGTAAGCTCCCAAAACAGACTGTCATCGTGAAGGCTAAATTCTTCAGTTAG